One window of the Janthinobacterium sp. PAMC25594 genome contains the following:
- a CDS encoding amidohydrolase family protein yields MKHIAGAMLALGLLAHAHAADRIAVDIALRDATVIDVAAGSVVKGKTVLLKGDSIVAVVDDAQLRRYAPKRTIRLPGKYLMPGLWDTHVHFGGGPELIDENKQLLPLYLAHGITTVRDCSGDLPDTVLAWRRQINAGQLQGPTIFTSGAKLEGLKPLWKGTIEVGTPQEVTRALDGLQAQQVDFVKITENTLKPELYLEALRQARERGMRTSGHIPVQLTLEQMADAGLGTIEHQSYLLRATTPREQELTDKVAAGAMTGKEAMHASVQSYDEPTARKAFSYLAARGTAIVPTLWGSRVTAYLDREDHTHDPALQYIGKGLRATYDWRVQRAAKDGPEAIAQRHAQFEQSAKLLPILQQQGVSIIAGTDAGFLNSFDYPGQALHDEIGLYVQYGLTPQQALQSAVINGPRFLGKLDRYGSVAAGKAADLLVLDANPLQDIKATRRIRLVVSRGHVYDRAALDRMLAELRAWVAQQEAAPAKS; encoded by the coding sequence ATGAAACACATCGCCGGCGCCATGCTGGCGCTTGGCCTGCTCGCGCATGCCCACGCGGCCGACAGGATCGCCGTCGACATCGCCCTGCGCGACGCCACCGTGATCGACGTTGCCGCCGGTAGCGTCGTCAAGGGCAAGACCGTGCTGCTCAAGGGCGACAGCATCGTCGCCGTCGTCGATGACGCGCAGCTGCGCCGCTACGCGCCGAAGCGGACCATCCGCCTGCCCGGCAAATACCTGATGCCGGGCCTGTGGGATACGCACGTGCATTTCGGCGGCGGCCCCGAGCTGATCGACGAGAACAAGCAGCTGCTGCCCTTGTACCTGGCGCACGGCATCACCACGGTGCGCGACTGCTCGGGCGACTTGCCCGACACGGTGCTGGCATGGCGCCGGCAGATCAACGCGGGCCAGCTGCAAGGCCCGACGATCTTTACCTCTGGCGCCAAGCTCGAAGGCCTCAAGCCGCTGTGGAAGGGCACCATCGAAGTGGGCACGCCGCAGGAGGTCACGCGCGCGCTGGACGGCCTGCAGGCGCAGCAGGTCGACTTCGTGAAGATCACGGAAAACACCCTGAAACCGGAGCTGTACCTGGAAGCGCTGCGCCAGGCGCGCGAACGGGGCATGCGCACTTCGGGCCATATCCCCGTGCAGCTGACGCTGGAGCAGATGGCCGATGCGGGCCTGGGCACGATCGAACATCAATCGTACCTGCTGCGCGCCACCACGCCGCGCGAGCAGGAGCTGACGGACAAGGTGGCCGCCGGCGCGATGACGGGCAAGGAAGCCATGCACGCCAGCGTGCAAAGCTACGACGAACCGACGGCGCGCAAGGCCTTCAGCTACCTGGCCGCGCGCGGCACGGCCATCGTGCCGACCCTGTGGGGTTCGCGCGTGACGGCTTACCTGGACCGCGAAGACCACACGCACGATCCGGCCCTGCAATACATCGGCAAGGGCTTGCGCGCCACCTACGACTGGCGCGTGCAGCGCGCCGCCAAGGATGGCCCGGAAGCGATCGCGCAGCGCCATGCGCAGTTCGAGCAATCGGCCAAGCTGCTGCCGATTTTGCAGCAGCAGGGCGTGAGCATCATCGCCGGCACCGATGCGGGCTTTTTGAATTCCTTCGACTATCCGGGCCAGGCCCTGCACGATGAAATCGGCCTGTACGTGCAGTACGGCCTGACGCCGCAGCAAGCCTTGCAGTCGGCCGTCATCAACGGCCCCCGCTTCCTTGGCAAGCTGGACCGCTACGGCAGCGTGGCGGCCGGCAAGGCGGCCGATTTGCTGGTGCTCGACGCGAACCCGCTGCAGGACATCAAAGCCACGCGCCGGATCCGCCTGGTGGTCAGCCGTGGCCATGTGTACGACCGCGCCGCGCTGGACCGGATGCTGGCCGAACTGCGCGCCTGGGTGGCGCAGCAGGAAGCGGCGCCGGCCAAGTCCTGA
- the pyrC gene encoding dihydroorotase, whose amino-acid sequence MSTLDHTPAAVPSSITITRPDDWHLHLRDGAVMASVLPHSARQFGRAIVMPNLKPPVTTTADASAYRERILAAVPEGVNFDPLMVLYLTNNTSPDEIRRAQDSGIVQAVKLYPAGATTNSDLGVTDLKNCYKVLEVMQVVGMPFLVHGEVTDPEIDIFDREAVFIERVMRPLRSAFPALSVVFEHITTKDAAQYVAEAEGPIAATITAHHLLYNRNEIFKGGIRPHYYCLPILKREEHRLALMTAAASGDERFFLGTDSAPHAQGAKEMACGCAGCYTALHAMEMYAEAFERAGALDKLEAFASFHGPAFYGVPRNTDSITLKRESWTLPASLPLGDSHVIPLNAGEQINWKMV is encoded by the coding sequence ATGTCCACACTCGATCACACCCCAGCCGCCGTTCCATCCTCCATCACCATCACCCGTCCGGATGACTGGCATCTGCACCTGCGCGACGGCGCCGTCATGGCCAGCGTGCTGCCGCACAGCGCGCGCCAGTTCGGCCGCGCCATCGTCATGCCGAACCTGAAACCGCCCGTCACCACCACGGCCGATGCCAGCGCCTACCGCGAGCGCATCCTGGCCGCCGTGCCGGAGGGTGTGAACTTCGATCCGCTGATGGTGCTGTACCTGACGAACAACACCTCGCCCGACGAAATCCGCCGCGCGCAGGACAGCGGCATCGTGCAGGCTGTGAAGCTGTATCCGGCCGGCGCCACGACGAATTCCGACCTGGGCGTGACGGATCTGAAGAATTGCTACAAGGTGCTCGAAGTGATGCAGGTAGTGGGCATGCCCTTCCTTGTGCACGGTGAAGTGACGGACCCGGAGATCGACATTTTCGACCGCGAAGCCGTCTTCATCGAGCGCGTGATGCGCCCGCTGCGCAGCGCCTTCCCGGCCCTGTCCGTGGTGTTCGAGCACATCACCACCAAGGATGCGGCGCAGTACGTGGCCGAAGCGGAAGGCCCGATCGCCGCCACCATCACGGCGCATCATTTGCTGTACAACCGCAACGAGATTTTCAAGGGCGGCATCCGTCCCCATTACTACTGCCTGCCCATCCTCAAGCGCGAAGAGCACCGCCTGGCGCTGATGACGGCGGCCGCCAGCGGCGACGAGCGCTTCTTCCTCGGCACCGATTCGGCGCCGCATGCGCAAGGCGCCAAGGAAATGGCTTGCGGCTGCGCCGGTTGCTATACGGCCCTGCACGCGATGGAAATGTATGCGGAAGCGTTCGAACGGGCTGGCGCGCTCGATAAACTGGAAGCGTTCGCCAGCTTCCATGGCCCGGCCTTCTACGGCGTGCCGCGCAACACGGACAGCATCACCTTGAAGCGCGAAAGCTGGACCTTGCCAGCCTCGCTGCCACTGGGCGACAGCCATGTGATTCCGCTCAACGCGGGCGAGCAGATCAACTGGAAAATGGTCTAA
- a CDS encoding DUF3025 domain-containing protein: MLPSIDWTRPWFATVLPARRQLDLQRNTVIVALNGRARALDLRNPTGLPLAFVPQADLPEGVAYEEFIGATGGVPTRDNLHDFFNALVWLTFPRIKRQLNALQAAQIALSGVGKSRGPARDGATIFDENSALLVLRDSDAGRALETALRGHDWRSAFIAQREKFGAGGDAEVWLFGHALMEKLVAPRKAITAHTRVIFAGDAYFALDDAARRAWLDERVAQDLASDGLTTADFTPLPVLGLPGWCEGQDDDFYNDAAVFRPKRKAAGAERDQ; this comes from the coding sequence ATGCTGCCATCGATAGACTGGACCCGTCCCTGGTTTGCCACGGTGCTGCCGGCACGACGGCAGCTGGACCTGCAGCGCAACACGGTAATCGTCGCGCTGAACGGCCGGGCGCGGGCGCTGGACTTGCGCAATCCCACCGGCTTGCCGCTGGCCTTCGTGCCGCAAGCGGACTTGCCCGAAGGCGTGGCCTACGAGGAGTTCATCGGCGCGACGGGCGGCGTGCCCACGCGCGACAATCTGCACGATTTTTTCAACGCGCTCGTGTGGCTCACTTTCCCACGTATCAAGCGGCAATTGAACGCGCTGCAGGCGGCGCAGATCGCCCTGTCCGGCGTCGGCAAATCGCGCGGTCCGGCGCGCGACGGCGCGACGATTTTCGATGAGAATTCCGCCTTGCTGGTGCTGCGCGACAGCGATGCCGGACGCGCGCTGGAAACGGCGCTGCGCGGGCACGACTGGCGCAGCGCGTTCATTGCGCAACGCGAGAAATTTGGCGCGGGTGGCGACGCCGAAGTCTGGCTGTTCGGCCACGCGCTGATGGAAAAACTGGTGGCGCCGCGCAAGGCCATCACGGCGCACACGCGCGTGATTTTTGCCGGCGACGCCTACTTCGCACTCGATGATGCGGCACGCCGCGCCTGGCTCGACGAGCGGGTGGCGCAAGACCTGGCCAGCGATGGCTTGACGACAGCCGATTTCACACCGCTACCCGTGCTGGGTTTACCCGGCTGGTGCGAGGGCCAGGACGACGATTTTTACAATGACGCGGCGGTGTTCCGCCCCAAGCGCAAGGCAGCTGGCGCAGAAAGAGATCAATAG
- a CDS encoding Gfo/Idh/MocA family protein — translation MENTVRWGILGTGKIARAMAHGLRDAPAAQLVAVASRSAAGAQAFGAEFGIERCHGSYQALADDPGVDVIYIATPHTLHAENALLCLAAGKHVVCEKPFTMNAREAQAVVDMARDKKLFLMEAMWSRFLPAVQEARRIIASGEIGVLRQVQADIGFVANFPPEHRMFNPELGGGALLDVGIYPLSMAAFFLGPVSQVQALAEMGATGVDEQVVFSLLHAGGGTSSCACSLRAQTPTEMTISGSLGRIRLPNRFYKPDHLIVEAMDGARRVVAVPHLGNGYAHEAIEAMRCIRAGLLESPVMPHADSVALMHNLDTMRGQIGLVYQADRA, via the coding sequence ATGGAAAACACCGTCCGCTGGGGCATCCTCGGTACCGGCAAGATCGCCCGCGCGATGGCCCATGGCTTGCGTGACGCGCCCGCTGCGCAACTGGTGGCGGTCGCTTCGCGCAGCGCCGCCGGCGCGCAGGCCTTTGGCGCCGAATTCGGCATCGAACGCTGCCACGGCTCCTACCAGGCGCTGGCTGACGATCCTGGCGTGGACGTGATCTACATCGCCACGCCGCACACGCTGCATGCGGAAAACGCCTTGCTGTGCCTGGCCGCCGGCAAGCATGTCGTGTGCGAAAAGCCGTTCACCATGAACGCGCGCGAAGCGCAGGCCGTGGTCGATATGGCACGCGACAAAAAGCTGTTTTTGATGGAAGCCATGTGGAGCCGCTTCCTGCCCGCCGTGCAGGAAGCGCGGCGCATCATCGCCAGCGGCGAAATCGGCGTGCTGCGGCAAGTGCAGGCCGATATCGGCTTTGTCGCCAATTTCCCGCCCGAACACCGCATGTTCAATCCTGAGCTGGGCGGCGGCGCGCTGCTCGACGTGGGCATCTATCCGCTGTCGATGGCGGCCTTCTTCCTCGGTCCCGTATCGCAAGTGCAGGCGCTCGCTGAAATGGGTGCCACCGGCGTCGATGAGCAGGTGGTGTTTTCCTTGCTGCACGCGGGTGGCGGCACCTCGTCCTGCGCCTGCAGCCTGCGCGCGCAGACGCCCACGGAAATGACCATTTCCGGCAGCCTGGGACGCATCCGCCTGCCCAACCGTTTTTACAAGCCCGATCACCTGATCGTCGAAGCGATGGATGGCGCGCGCCGCGTCGTCGCCGTGCCGCACCTGGGCAATGGCTACGCGCACGAGGCCATCGAAGCGATGCGCTGCATCCGCGCCGGCCTGCTGGAAAGTCCCGTCATGCCGCACGCGGACAGCGTGGCGCTGATGCACAACCTTGACACCATGCGTGGCCAGATCGGCCTCGTCTACCAAGCCGACCGGGCGTGA
- a CDS encoding MFS transporter, translating into MTLHSSRPSLKTVLIASGVVLTLAMGVRHGLGFWMQPISQANGWTRETYSLALAMQNLMWGVFGPFAGMAADRFGTMRVVIVGAISYMAGLVWMALVTQPVLFIAGSGIFIGLALACTAFGAISGIIGRSAPPEQRSWAFGISSAAGSFGQFLMMPVEQQLISAVGWQNAFYVLAALVLLAMIPMAFYLREPPVSHAGGPQQSVGAAFSEAIASRSFWLLLAGYFVCGFQLVFIGVHLPAYLKDQGLMNPNIAVTALALIGLFNIVGSYYAGKLGGKIAKRYLLSAIYVTRAVVITVFLLAPLSAWSVYLFAAGMGVLWLSTVPLTNGIIAGIFGVKHLSMLAGMVFFSHQVGSFLGAWLGGYLYEHQGSYHIVWMITIGLGLLAALINLPIDERAVKRTAVAA; encoded by the coding sequence ATGACATTGCACTCTTCCCGTCCCAGCCTGAAAACCGTCCTCATCGCCAGCGGCGTCGTGCTGACCCTGGCGATGGGCGTGCGCCATGGGCTGGGCTTCTGGATGCAGCCGATCTCGCAAGCGAATGGCTGGACGCGCGAAACGTATTCGCTGGCGCTGGCCATGCAAAACCTGATGTGGGGCGTCTTCGGTCCGTTCGCCGGCATGGCGGCCGACCGTTTCGGCACCATGCGCGTCGTCATCGTCGGCGCCATCAGCTACATGGCGGGCCTGGTGTGGATGGCGCTCGTGACGCAACCCGTCCTGTTCATCGCCGGTTCCGGTATCTTCATCGGCCTGGCGCTGGCCTGCACGGCCTTCGGCGCCATCAGCGGCATCATCGGCCGCAGCGCGCCGCCCGAGCAGCGCTCGTGGGCCTTCGGCATCTCGTCGGCGGCCGGCTCGTTCGGCCAGTTCCTGATGATGCCGGTGGAGCAGCAGCTGATTTCCGCCGTGGGCTGGCAAAACGCCTTTTATGTGCTGGCCGCACTGGTACTGCTGGCCATGATCCCGATGGCTTTTTATTTGCGCGAGCCACCCGTCTCGCACGCCGGCGGCCCGCAGCAAAGCGTCGGCGCCGCCTTCAGCGAAGCCATCGCCAGCCGCTCGTTCTGGCTGCTGCTGGCAGGGTATTTTGTCTGCGGTTTCCAGCTGGTCTTCATCGGCGTGCATCTGCCGGCCTACCTGAAGGACCAGGGACTGATGAATCCGAACATCGCCGTCACGGCGCTGGCGCTGATCGGCCTGTTCAACATCGTCGGCTCTTACTACGCGGGCAAACTCGGTGGCAAGATCGCCAAGCGCTACCTGCTGTCGGCCATCTACGTGACGCGCGCCGTGGTCATCACCGTGTTCCTGCTGGCGCCATTGTCGGCGTGGTCCGTGTATCTGTTTGCCGCCGGCATGGGCGTGCTGTGGCTGTCGACCGTGCCGCTGACGAACGGCATCATCGCCGGTATTTTCGGCGTCAAGCACCTGTCGATGCTGGCCGGGATGGTGTTCTTCTCGCACCAGGTGGGCAGTTTCCTGGGCGCGTGGCTGGGCGGCTATCTGTACGAGCACCAGGGCAGTTACCACATCGTGTGGATGATCACCATCGGCCTGGGCTTGCTGGCCGCGCTGATCAACCTGCCCATCGACGAGCGCGCCGTCAAGCGCACGGCGGTGGCGGCATAA
- a CDS encoding transposase, whose protein sequence is MRYRRAFQPGGSFFFTVVTARRRPVFATATAVDVLRDAFRAVRQKRPFDIEAIVILPDHLHCIWTLPAGDADFMTRWRLIKTWFSKHAELKDVWQHRYWEHVLRDERDLIKHVDYIHYNPVKHDLVSKVIDWPYSSFHRYVKHGLCAEDWGGGGAAMDGVGR, encoded by the coding sequence ATGCGATACCGACGCGCATTCCAGCCAGGCGGCAGCTTTTTCTTTACGGTGGTGACTGCCCGTCGCCGGCCCGTTTTTGCTACCGCCACTGCCGTGGATGTGCTGCGGGATGCTTTCCGCGCCGTGCGCCAGAAACGGCCATTCGACATCGAGGCCATTGTCATCCTGCCCGATCACCTGCATTGCATCTGGACCTTACCTGCAGGCGATGCCGATTTCATGACGCGCTGGAGGCTGATCAAGACGTGGTTCAGCAAGCATGCAGAATTGAAAGACGTTTGGCAGCATCGTTACTGGGAGCATGTGCTACGCGACGAGCGCGACTTGATAAAGCATGTCGATTACATCCATTACAACCCCGTCAAGCATGACTTGGTGAGTAAAGTCATCGATTGGCCGTATTCCAGTTTTCACCGGTATGTAAAGCACGGCTTGTGTGCAGAGGATTGGGGTGGGGGTGGTGCGGCGATGGACGGTGTAGGGCGGTAG
- the recG gene encoding ATP-dependent DNA helicase RecG, giving the protein MSDPKPDLPPTAKPAAKPKAVKKVVSTESRLAKLGLRTDMDLVLHLPMRYEDETKVYTIRDACLRGGESWQVEGVVTKCEVNFKPRKQLLVTIADETGNLLLRFMNFYGSQVKQLAEGTRVRARAELKHGFFGAEMVHPTYKVVNEGAPLPTALTPVYPSGEGLSQHVLRREIADAMRRIDWHDTLPDELLRQMQLSPFRAAVHLLHYPPQDIDESALMDRSHPAWVRMKFDELLAQQLSLKRAQRARRSKGAASLPIVGTLSDAFGAALPFKLTGAQARVLEEIRADLRQPYPMQRLLQGDVGSGKTVVAALSATQAIDSGYQAALMAPTEILAEQHFRKIAAWMEPLGVKVAWLTGSLKKKEKTAALALIESGEAQLVIGTHALIQDNVLFAKLGLVIVDEQHRFGVGQRLTLRNKGDSAAVPHQLMMSATPIPRTLAMTYYADLEVSVIDELPPGRSPIVTRAIDQNRRDEVIARVYAAALEGRQVYWVCPLIEESEALQLQTATDTCMMLADALPALQVGLVHGRLKAAEKQEVMDAFIAGQIHVLVATTVIEVGVDVPNASLMVIEHAERFGLSQLHQLRGRVGRGTAASACLLLYQGPLGGVARQRLMTMRETTDGFEIARRDLEIRGPGEFLGARQSGQAMLRFADLETDQWLVDQARDVAHDLLHTTTAAAAATVEAHLARWLGGKEEFLKV; this is encoded by the coding sequence ATGTCCGATCCCAAGCCCGATCTTCCTCCCACAGCCAAGCCCGCCGCGAAGCCGAAAGCCGTCAAAAAGGTGGTCAGCACGGAAAGCCGGCTGGCCAAACTGGGCCTGCGCACGGATATGGACCTGGTGCTGCACTTGCCGATGCGCTACGAGGATGAGACCAAGGTCTACACGATACGCGACGCCTGCCTGCGCGGCGGCGAGTCGTGGCAAGTGGAAGGCGTCGTCACCAAATGCGAAGTCAATTTCAAGCCGCGCAAGCAATTGCTGGTGACGATTGCCGACGAAACGGGCAATTTGCTGCTGCGTTTCATGAATTTCTACGGCAGCCAGGTCAAGCAACTGGCCGAAGGCACGCGGGTACGCGCGCGCGCCGAACTCAAACACGGCTTTTTCGGCGCCGAGATGGTGCACCCGACGTATAAAGTGGTCAACGAGGGCGCGCCGCTGCCCACGGCGCTGACACCCGTGTATCCGTCCGGCGAAGGCTTGTCGCAGCACGTGCTGCGGCGCGAAATCGCCGACGCCATGCGCCGCATCGACTGGCACGACACCTTGCCTGACGAGCTGTTGCGCCAGATGCAGCTGTCGCCGTTCCGCGCCGCCGTGCACCTGCTGCACTATCCGCCGCAGGACATCGATGAAAGCGCGCTGATGGACCGCTCGCACCCGGCCTGGGTGCGCATGAAATTCGATGAGCTTCTGGCGCAGCAGCTGTCGCTGAAACGCGCCCAGCGCGCGCGCCGCTCGAAAGGCGCGGCGTCCCTGCCCATCGTCGGCACTTTATCGGACGCCTTCGGCGCCGCCCTGCCCTTCAAGCTGACGGGCGCACAGGCGCGCGTGCTCGAGGAAATCCGCGCCGACCTGCGCCAGCCGTATCCGATGCAGCGCCTGCTGCAGGGCGACGTCGGCAGCGGCAAGACGGTGGTGGCGGCGTTGTCCGCCACGCAGGCGATCGACAGCGGCTACCAGGCCGCGCTGATGGCGCCCACGGAGATCCTGGCCGAGCAGCACTTCCGCAAGATCGCCGCCTGGATGGAGCCGCTGGGCGTGAAGGTGGCCTGGCTGACGGGCAGCCTGAAGAAAAAGGAAAAGACGGCGGCGCTGGCCCTGATCGAATCGGGCGAAGCGCAGCTGGTGATCGGCACGCACGCGCTGATCCAGGACAATGTGCTGTTTGCCAAACTGGGCCTGGTGATCGTCGACGAGCAGCACCGCTTCGGCGTGGGTCAGCGCCTGACCCTGCGCAACAAGGGCGACAGCGCGGCCGTGCCGCACCAGCTGATGATGTCGGCCACGCCGATCCCGCGCACCCTGGCCATGACGTATTACGCCGACCTGGAAGTGTCGGTGATCGACGAGCTGCCGCCCGGACGCAGCCCCATCGTCACGCGCGCCATCGACCAGAACCGGCGCGACGAGGTCATCGCCCGCGTGTATGCGGCCGCGCTGGAAGGCCGGCAAGTGTACTGGGTCTGTCCGCTGATCGAGGAATCGGAAGCGCTGCAGCTGCAGACGGCCACCGACACCTGCATGATGCTCGCCGATGCCCTGCCCGCGCTGCAGGTAGGCCTCGTGCACGGCCGCTTGAAAGCGGCGGAAAAGCAGGAAGTGATGGATGCCTTCATCGCCGGCCAGATCCACGTGCTGGTGGCCACCACCGTCATCGAGGTGGGCGTCGACGTGCCAAACGCCTCGCTGATGGTGATCGAGCACGCCGAGCGTTTTGGTTTGTCGCAGCTGCACCAGTTGCGCGGCCGCGTGGGACGCGGCACGGCGGCCAGCGCCTGCCTGCTGCTGTATCAAGGCCCGCTGGGCGGCGTGGCGCGCCAGCGTTTGATGACCATGCGCGAAACGACGGACGGTTTTGAAATCGCCCGCCGCGACCTGGAAATCCGCGGCCCCGGGGAATTCCTCGGCGCGCGCCAGTCCGGCCAGGCCATGCTGCGCTTCGCCGACCTGGAAACGGATCAATGGTTAGTCGATCAGGCTCGCGACGTGGCGCACGATCTGCTGCACACCACCACCGCGGCGGCGGCGGCCACCGTGGAAGCGCATCTGGCGCGCTGGCTGGGTGGCAAGGAAGAGTTTTTGAAGGTGTAG
- the queA gene encoding tRNA preQ1(34) S-adenosylmethionine ribosyltransferase-isomerase QueA — protein MYSLSDFDFNLPQENIAQTPLAQRSASRLLHLDGDALVDRSFADIVGLLQVGDLLVMNDTRVLKARFFGVKESGGKIEALVERVLDDRTVLAQVRASKSPPPGCRIRLADAFDVTVGQRAGEFFTLHFDADVFELIEAHGRLPLPPYIEHDADEFDETRYQTVFNKVPGAVAAPTAGLHFDQALLDQLKAKGVNFAYVTLHVGAGTFQPVRTEVLAEHKMHTEWYTMPQETVDAVRAAQLAGRDVVAVGTTSLRALESASQSGQLVAGSADTALFITPGYAFKTVTRLITNFHLPKSTLLMLVSAFAGYEPIRNAYAHAIAQNYRFFSYGDAMLLTTQSRAALNLDTPVKD, from the coding sequence ATGTATTCGCTTTCCGATTTCGATTTTAATTTGCCGCAAGAAAACATTGCGCAAACTCCGTTGGCCCAGCGCAGCGCCTCGCGCCTGTTGCATCTGGACGGCGACGCCCTGGTCGACCGCAGCTTTGCCGACATCGTCGGGCTGTTGCAGGTGGGCGACCTGCTGGTGATGAACGATACCCGCGTGCTGAAAGCGCGCTTCTTTGGCGTCAAGGAAAGCGGCGGCAAGATCGAGGCGCTGGTCGAGCGCGTACTCGATGACCGCACCGTGCTGGCCCAGGTGCGCGCCTCGAAGTCGCCGCCGCCCGGTTGCCGCATCCGCCTGGCCGACGCCTTCGATGTCACGGTCGGCCAGCGCGCCGGCGAATTCTTTACCTTGCATTTCGATGCCGACGTGTTCGAGCTGATCGAGGCGCATGGCCGTTTGCCGCTGCCGCCCTACATCGAGCACGATGCGGACGAATTTGACGAAACGCGCTATCAGACGGTGTTCAACAAGGTGCCGGGCGCCGTCGCCGCGCCGACGGCGGGCCTGCATTTCGACCAGGCCCTGCTCGATCAATTGAAGGCCAAGGGCGTCAATTTTGCCTATGTGACCCTGCACGTGGGCGCCGGCACCTTCCAGCCCGTGCGCACGGAAGTACTGGCCGAACACAAGATGCATACCGAGTGGTACACCATGCCGCAGGAGACCGTCGACGCCGTGCGCGCCGCCCAACTTGCCGGGCGCGACGTGGTCGCTGTCGGCACGACCAGCTTGCGCGCGCTGGAATCGGCCTCGCAAAGCGGCCAGCTGGTGGCGGGCAGCGCCGATACGGCCCTGTTCATCACGCCCGGCTATGCGTTTAAAACGGTGACGCGGCTGATCACCAACTTCCATTTGCCGAAGTCGACCCTGCTGATGCTGGTGTCGGCCTTTGCCGGCTATGAGCCGATCCGCAACGCCTACGCGCATGCGATCGCGCAGAACTACCGTTTCTTCAGCTATGGCGATGCGATGCTGCTGACTACGCAATCGCGCGCTGCGCTGAACCTTGATACCCCCGTGAAAGACTGA
- the tgt gene encoding tRNA guanosine(34) transglycosylase Tgt: MLEFTLLKTDTSGLTKARRGTLKLNHGVVQTPIFMPVGTYGTVKAMSPLELNEIDAQIILGNTFHLWLRPGNTVMEKFGGLHGFMGWNKPILTDSGGFQVFSLGAMRKITEEGVHFNSPINGDKLFLSPEVSMQVQRVLNSDIVMQFDECTPYEIEGRPATIEEAAKSMRMSLRWAQRSKDEFHRGENPNALFGIVQGGMFEMLRDESLAKLEEIDFPGIAIGGLSVGEPKEDMMRMLAHVGPRLPANKPHYLMGVGTPEDLVAGVSNGIDMFDCVMPTRNARNGWLFTRFGDIKIKNAKYKEDQAPLDETCSCYACRNFSRAYLHHLHRSKEILGARLNTIHNLHYYLDLMRQMREALDEDRFHAFTLQFHAERARGT; this comes from the coding sequence ATGCTGGAATTTACATTACTCAAGACCGACACGAGCGGCCTGACCAAGGCACGCCGCGGCACCTTGAAACTCAACCACGGCGTCGTGCAGACGCCGATCTTCATGCCAGTGGGCACTTACGGCACCGTGAAAGCCATGTCGCCGCTGGAACTCAACGAGATCGATGCGCAGATCATCCTGGGCAACACCTTTCACTTGTGGTTGCGTCCTGGTAACACCGTCATGGAGAAATTCGGCGGTTTGCACGGTTTCATGGGCTGGAACAAGCCGATTTTGACCGATTCGGGCGGCTTCCAGGTGTTTTCGCTGGGCGCCATGCGCAAGATCACGGAAGAGGGCGTGCATTTCAATTCGCCCATCAACGGCGATAAACTGTTCCTCTCGCCGGAAGTGTCGATGCAGGTGCAGCGCGTCTTGAATTCCGACATCGTCATGCAGTTCGACGAATGCACGCCGTACGAAATCGAAGGCCGCCCGGCCACCATCGAGGAAGCGGCCAAGTCGATGCGCATGTCCTTGCGCTGGGCGCAGCGCTCGAAGGACGAGTTCCACCGCGGCGAAAACCCGAACGCGCTGTTCGGCATCGTGCAGGGCGGCATGTTCGAAATGCTGCGCGACGAGTCGCTGGCCAAGCTCGAAGAGATCGATTTCCCCGGCATCGCCATCGGCGGCCTGTCCGTCGGCGAGCCGAAGGAAGACATGATGCGCATGCTGGCCCACGTGGGCCCGCGCCTGCCGGCCAACAAGCCGCATTACCTGATGGGCGTGGGCACGCCGGAAGACCTGGTGGCCGGCGTGTCGAACGGCATCGACATGTTCGATTGCGTCATGCCGACGCGTAACGCCCGCAACGGCTGGCTGTTTACCCGTTTTGGCGACATCAAGATCAAGAACGCCAAGTACAAGGAAGACCAGGCGCCACTCGACGAGACCTGCAGCTGCTACGCCTGCCGCAACTTTTCGCGCGCCTACCTGCACCATTTGCACCGTTCCAAGGAAATCCTCGGCGCGCGCCTGAACACCATCCACAACCTGCATTACTACCTGGACTTGATGCGCCAGATGCGTGAAGCGCTGGACGAAGACCGTTTCCACGCGTTTACGCTGCAATTCCATGCGGAACGCGCACGCGGAACTTAA
- the yajC gene encoding preprotein translocase subunit YajC, which produces MFFISNAYAQAPTDALGFGGNLTSFLPLVLMFVVMYFLMIRPQQKRAKEQRAMMDALAKGDEVVTAGGMLGRVVKVVDAYVTIEVATGTEVTVQKSSITTLLPKGTLKAL; this is translated from the coding sequence GTGTTTTTCATTTCCAACGCTTATGCGCAAGCCCCAACCGACGCCCTCGGCTTCGGCGGCAACCTGACCAGCTTCCTGCCGCTGGTATTGATGTTCGTGGTCATGTATTTCCTGATGATCCGTCCACAGCAAAAACGCGCCAAAGAACAACGGGCGATGATGGACGCGCTGGCCAAGGGGGACGAAGTCGTCACCGCTGGCGGCATGCTGGGCCGTGTTGTCAAGGTAGTGGACGCTTACGTCACCATCGAAGTGGCGACCGGCACCGAAGTCACGGTGCAAAAGAGCTCCATCACCACCTTGCTGCCTAAAGGCACCCTGAAGGCGCTGTAA